The following proteins are co-located in the Trichormus variabilis 0441 genome:
- a CDS encoding carbonic anhydrase: MSRINGFIGRRNFLGLAGAGSLVVAATACAGSLTVGKEEPAIADVKSINLNPVNPQQALKFLLDGNQRFVNRKPKYPRQSQQRLQSIAKAQYPFAAILGCADSRVPAEIVFDQGLGDLFVVRVAGNIASDMAIASLEYATSVLDTRLIVVLGHTKCGAVTASMKNEPLPGRIGYLTESIRPALAKLPSTSKDVNKAAVIANIQYQTEKLQQKSTILAQLINKGTVQIIGAAYDIDTGIVSVIS; encoded by the coding sequence ATGAGTCGAATCAATGGATTTATTGGCCGTCGTAATTTCTTAGGGTTAGCAGGCGCGGGAAGTTTGGTTGTTGCTGCTACTGCTTGTGCTGGTAGTTTGACTGTAGGTAAAGAAGAACCAGCTATTGCTGATGTCAAATCAATTAACCTGAATCCAGTAAATCCACAACAAGCTTTAAAATTTTTACTGGATGGTAATCAAAGATTTGTTAACAGAAAACCAAAGTATCCTCGTCAATCTCAGCAACGTTTACAATCAATTGCCAAAGCACAGTATCCCTTTGCCGCTATTTTAGGTTGTGCAGATTCGAGAGTCCCGGCGGAAATTGTTTTTGACCAAGGGCTGGGGGATTTATTCGTGGTGCGAGTAGCTGGTAATATTGCCAGTGATATGGCGATCGCTAGTTTGGAATATGCTACTTCTGTACTCGATACACGGTTGATTGTGGTTTTAGGGCATACAAAATGCGGTGCTGTAACTGCCAGCATGAAAAATGAACCGCTTCCAGGCAGAATTGGCTATTTGACGGAGAGTATTAGACCCGCTTTGGCAAAATTACCATCAACTTCCAAGGATGTTAATAAAGCAGCTGTGATTGCTAACATCCAGTACCAAACTGAAAAGCTGCAACAAAAATCAACTATTTTGGCACAGTTAATTAATAAAGGTACAGTCCAAATTATTGGTGCTGCTTACGATATTGATACCGGAATAGTCTCAGTAATTTCTTAA
- the moeB gene encoding molybdopterin-synthase adenylyltransferase MoeB: protein MLNPNLEDIQLTKDDYERYSRHLILPEVGVEGQKRLKAASVLCIGTGGLGSPLLLYLAAAGIGRIGIVDFDVVDTSNLQRQVIHGTSWVGKPKIESAKNRIHEINPYCQVDLYETRLSSENALDIIRPYDIVVDGTDNFPTRYLVNDACVLLNKPNVYGSIFRFEGQATVFNYEGGPNYRDLYPEPPPPGLVPSCAEGGVLGILPGIIGVIQATETVKIILGNGNTLSGRLLLYNALDMKFRELKLRPNPIRPVIEKLIDYEQFCGIPQAKAAEAQKMQEIQEMTVTQLKELLDSGAKDFVLLDVRNPNEYEIAKIPGSVLIPLPDIENGNGVAKVKEALNGHRLIAHCKMGGRSAKALAILKESGIVGTNVKGGITAWSREVDPSVPEY, encoded by the coding sequence ATGCTTAATCCCAACCTGGAAGATATCCAGTTAACTAAAGACGACTACGAACGCTACTCCCGCCACCTGATTTTGCCGGAGGTGGGAGTGGAAGGACAAAAACGGCTCAAAGCTGCCAGTGTACTGTGTATCGGTACAGGTGGACTGGGTTCACCACTACTGTTATATTTAGCTGCCGCCGGTATTGGACGCATCGGTATTGTCGATTTCGATGTGGTTGATACTTCCAACCTGCAACGCCAAGTCATCCACGGTACATCCTGGGTAGGTAAACCCAAAATTGAATCTGCAAAAAACCGCATACACGAGATTAACCCCTATTGTCAGGTTGACCTCTACGAAACTCGTCTCAGTTCCGAGAATGCCCTAGATATCATCAGACCTTACGATATTGTGGTGGATGGTACAGATAACTTTCCCACCAGATATCTAGTCAACGATGCTTGCGTATTATTGAACAAACCCAACGTCTACGGTTCCATTTTCCGCTTTGAAGGACAAGCCACAGTATTTAACTACGAAGGCGGGCCAAACTACCGCGACTTGTACCCAGAACCACCACCACCAGGACTAGTTCCCTCCTGTGCAGAAGGTGGGGTATTAGGGATTTTGCCAGGGATTATCGGCGTAATTCAAGCCACGGAAACAGTGAAAATTATTTTAGGTAACGGTAATACCCTCAGTGGTAGATTATTGCTGTACAACGCTTTAGATATGAAATTCCGCGAATTGAAGTTACGTCCCAACCCCATACGCCCAGTCATTGAAAAGCTGATAGACTACGAACAATTCTGCGGTATTCCTCAAGCCAAAGCAGCCGAGGCGCAAAAAATGCAAGAAATCCAAGAAATGACAGTTACCCAACTCAAGGAATTGCTGGATAGTGGGGCGAAGGATTTTGTCCTGCTAGATGTGCGTAACCCCAACGAATACGAAATCGCCAAGATTCCTGGTTCTGTATTAATACCTTTACCAGACATTGAAAATGGTAATGGTGTGGCTAAAGTCAAAGAAGCCCTCAACGGACACCGCTTGATTGCTCATTGTAAGATGGGTGGGCGATCGGCGAAAGCCTTAGCCATCCTCAAAGAATCGGGGATTGTGGGGACAAACGTCAAAGGCGGAATCACCGCTTGGAGTCGGGAAGTAGACCCATCAGTTCCTGAGTATTAA
- a CDS encoding heavy metal translocating P-type ATPase, whose amino-acid sequence MTIATRSGISKQVALKSSFITGIDYSVVHKIPGRIRFRVPLVAHDLYYAQRLQELLESDSHVLEVRVNPWAASVAIRYEQSASNNRLMQAYLVGLLHQAKFSQQSTVNSQQVTKSNDAGVKLPALATILALLGLGFPIPRAIIAATVGLAALPIAKRAYASITQKRKLNIDCLDFIAIALTSAQGNLLTPALVMTLHEIGDMIRDRTARVTENHAADLLASLGHYAWVAQPDGQKKRLLATEVQPQDTVIVYPGEQIPVDGQILRGKALIDQQKLTGESMPVLRQVGEAVYASTLLREGEIYIQAERVGTATRAGASIELVQQAPVHDTRMGNYAADIADQAILPSLIFAGLVFAATRNPARAASILTLDFVTGIRVSLPTTFLAALHHATRHGVLIRSGRALEKLAQVDTLVFDKTGTLTKGDIEVVEVEIIADRITTHRLIALAAAAEQRLTHPVAEAVVRYAEKQGVEILPRQEFEYEIGLGVRAEIDGEQVIVGSDRFLRQCGIPLDCLYEPHSCNHADCPKHLNCRISAHDSLLYVAVNQEFQGVIYYTDPLRPESPAVIEKLQTEYGMEIHLLTGDNQQRAMAVAAELHLPLSQVHAEAFPAQKAEIIQKLHDSGKTVAFTGDGLNDSIALAYADVAISFGSGSEVARETADVVLMDDTLTSFVEAIAIARQTQAIIKQNISLAVVPNLAALGLATTVGIHPLAATVVHNGSAIAAGLNGLRPLMHKDPPR is encoded by the coding sequence ATGACGATCGCCACCAGGTCTGGTATTAGTAAGCAAGTGGCTCTAAAATCAAGTTTCATCACGGGAATTGACTATAGTGTAGTCCATAAAATTCCTGGCAGAATTAGATTTCGCGTTCCCCTGGTAGCCCATGACCTCTATTATGCTCAACGCCTGCAAGAATTACTAGAATCTGACAGTCACGTATTGGAAGTACGGGTTAATCCCTGGGCGGCTTCTGTTGCTATTAGATATGAACAATCTGCTAGCAACAATAGGCTAATGCAAGCTTATCTGGTAGGTTTACTGCATCAGGCTAAATTTAGTCAACAGTCAACAGTCAACAGTCAACAAGTCACAAAATCAAATGATGCTGGTGTAAAATTGCCAGCTTTGGCAACCATTTTAGCTTTATTGGGTTTGGGGTTTCCCATTCCCAGGGCGATAATTGCAGCGACAGTGGGGCTGGCAGCTTTACCTATAGCGAAACGTGCTTATGCTAGCATTACCCAAAAACGAAAATTAAATATAGATTGTTTAGATTTTATCGCGATCGCCTTAACTTCTGCCCAAGGAAACCTTTTAACACCAGCTTTGGTGATGACATTGCATGAAATTGGCGATATGATCCGCGATCGCACCGCCAGAGTTACGGAAAATCATGCTGCCGATTTACTGGCTTCTTTGGGGCATTACGCTTGGGTTGCACAACCAGATGGGCAGAAAAAACGCCTCCTTGCCACAGAGGTGCAACCACAAGATACAGTCATAGTTTATCCCGGTGAACAAATCCCCGTAGATGGGCAAATATTACGCGGTAAAGCTTTAATTGACCAACAAAAACTCACTGGTGAATCCATGCCAGTTTTACGTCAGGTGGGAGAAGCGGTTTATGCCTCCACCTTACTCAGGGAAGGAGAAATTTACATCCAAGCTGAACGTGTAGGTACAGCTACCCGCGCCGGTGCAAGTATCGAGTTAGTCCAACAAGCACCAGTTCACGATACACGCATGGGTAACTATGCGGCGGACATTGCCGACCAAGCCATATTACCATCTCTAATTTTTGCCGGACTGGTATTTGCAGCCACCCGTAACCCCGCCAGGGCTGCATCTATCCTCACCCTTGATTTTGTCACAGGTATCCGCGTCTCCCTACCAACGACTTTCCTCGCCGCCTTACACCACGCCACAAGACACGGTGTTCTCATCCGCAGTGGTCGCGCTTTGGAAAAATTGGCACAGGTAGATACATTAGTCTTTGATAAAACAGGCACATTAACCAAAGGTGATATCGAAGTTGTGGAAGTGGAAATCATCGCCGACAGAATCACCACCCACAGACTTATAGCCCTAGCCGCCGCCGCCGAACAACGCCTAACCCACCCAGTAGCGGAAGCGGTGGTACGTTATGCCGAGAAACAAGGTGTAGAAATTTTGCCCAGGCAAGAATTTGAGTACGAAATTGGTTTGGGTGTAAGAGCCGAAATTGACGGTGAACAAGTTATAGTAGGGAGCGATCGCTTTTTGCGTCAGTGTGGTATTCCCCTCGATTGTCTTTATGAGCCACATAGCTGCAATCATGCAGATTGTCCCAAGCACCTCAATTGTCGCATTTCTGCCCATGATTCTTTACTGTATGTGGCAGTAAATCAGGAGTTCCAAGGCGTAATCTATTACACCGACCCCCTGCGCCCAGAAAGTCCAGCCGTGATTGAGAAACTACAAACCGAATACGGCATGGAAATACATCTACTGACAGGGGATAATCAGCAAAGGGCTATGGCTGTTGCGGCGGAACTGCATCTTCCCCTATCTCAAGTCCATGCAGAAGCATTCCCCGCACAAAAAGCCGAAATTATCCAGAAATTACATGATTCAGGTAAAACTGTTGCCTTTACCGGCGATGGTTTAAATGATTCCATTGCCCTAGCTTATGCAGATGTCGCCATTTCCTTTGGTAGTGGTTCCGAAGTAGCCAGAGAAACAGCCGATGTTGTCCTGATGGATGATACCTTGACTAGTTTTGTGGAAGCAATAGCGATCGCTCGTCAAACCCAAGCAATAATTAAACAAAATATCAGTTTAGCCGTTGTTCCCAATTTAGCCGCTTTAGGACTAGCAACCACCGTAGGAATACATCCCCTAGCGGCAACTGTAGTTCATAATGGTTCAGCCATTGCAGCCGGGTTAAATGGTTTACGTCCCCTCATGCACAAAGACCCACCAAGATAG
- a CDS encoding Mov34/MPN/PAD-1 family protein codes for MNQPTIKLLPQHQQTILSHAESVYPEECCGLIMGYVANKAKIVVEVIPTANAWETEADNFTQEINQTNITSPASTLKRRYAIAPQVMLQVQRQARDKSLNIIGIYHSHPDHHAVPSECDRLYAWPGYSYIIVSVQKGIASGILSWSLDDHHQFQSEIIDNITLNT; via the coding sequence ATGAATCAACCAACTATCAAACTCTTACCACAACATCAGCAAACCATCCTCAGTCATGCTGAAAGCGTCTATCCGGAAGAGTGTTGTGGGTTGATTATGGGATACGTAGCCAATAAGGCGAAAATTGTAGTGGAAGTCATACCTACCGCTAACGCTTGGGAGACAGAAGCAGATAACTTTACCCAAGAAATAAACCAGACAAATATCACTTCCCCAGCCTCCACCTTAAAAAGAAGATATGCGATCGCACCTCAAGTTATGTTACAGGTACAAAGGCAAGCGCGGGATAAGTCACTCAATATTATTGGTATCTATCACTCTCACCCTGATCATCATGCCGTACCTTCAGAATGCGATCGCCTCTATGCTTGGCCTGGATACTCGTATATAATAGTTTCCGTCCAAAAAGGTATAGCCAGTGGCATCCTTAGTTGGAGCCTTGATGATCATCATCAGTTTCAATCAGAAATAATTGATAACATAACTTTAAATACTTAA
- a CDS encoding carbonic anhydrase has translation MSRINGFAGRRNFLKLAGVGGVGIGASAVGSFLWQGEPAVAQQPSTNPEKPQPVNPQAALARLLEGNKRFVDGKRLNPNQSRLRLQETAVAQYPFAAILGCADSRVPAEIVFDQGLGDLFVVRVAGNVASQTAIGSLEFATAVLGAQLIVVVGHARCGAVIAATKGDPLPGRIGVFVEEIKPAVERVRNKTGDLEENSIIANVQYQAEKLEESSTILRGLIKEGKLKIAGGRYDLASGKVTLLT, from the coding sequence ATGAGTCGAATTAATGGATTTGCTGGGCGACGGAATTTTTTGAAACTAGCAGGTGTCGGCGGTGTAGGTATTGGTGCTAGTGCTGTTGGTAGTTTTCTTTGGCAAGGAGAACCTGCTGTTGCTCAACAACCATCCACTAATCCAGAGAAACCACAACCAGTTAATCCACAAGCTGCTTTAGCTAGATTACTAGAAGGAAACAAGCGGTTTGTAGATGGTAAACGCCTCAACCCTAATCAGTCAAGATTGCGTTTACAGGAAACTGCCGTTGCTCAATATCCATTTGCCGCTATACTTGGCTGTGCAGATTCGAGAGTACCTGCGGAAATTGTTTTTGATCAAGGATTAGGAGACTTATTCGTTGTCAGAGTTGCTGGTAATGTTGCCAGCCAAACTGCTATAGGTAGCCTAGAATTTGCTACAGCCGTATTAGGCGCACAACTAATTGTGGTTGTAGGTCATGCAAGATGTGGTGCAGTTATAGCCGCAACGAAAGGTGACCCTCTTCCTGGGAGAATTGGTGTGTTTGTGGAAGAAATTAAGCCGGCTGTAGAAAGGGTCAGAAATAAAACTGGCGATTTAGAGGAAAATTCTATTATTGCTAATGTCCAATATCAGGCAGAAAAGTTGGAAGAAAGTTCGACCATTTTGAGAGGTTTAATCAAAGAAGGTAAGCTCAAAATAGCTGGTGGTCGTTATGATTTAGCTAGCGGCAAAGTAACTTTATTAACCTAA